The nucleotide sequence ACACATTTTGCCGCGGTACCTGCGTCATCGCCATCTCCTGTCTAGTCCAATATTCGATATTCGAGTACAGCTCAGCATCATCTAACTCAACTTCAGCCGATGGATGATTCATTCCATCGCGTGTATCCGGGTTGTTATGGATCAATTCGCGTTCCCTCCATATGAGAAGTGTAATGCCCGTGTCCATTTATGTTGTCCATCTTATCGTTTTTATGAGCAGCAATACCCTAAGAACATCACAAAGCCATTTACACCAACAATCAACGACCGTAACCTCTAAAAATCAGGAATTTATACTCGTATTTAGTTATGGTTATCCTCCCCAATTATCCGAAATGGACAAAATCAGGTTGTGTGTAGACATGCGCTTGGGGAAATCCTATGCATGAAATCCTGCTTTTTTGCTGTATGCTATCGGGCAGGCAGGATGCGCGCTTAGAGGTTTGCATGGTCAATGAGGGAACGCGGACGGTAGCGGATTTCGGTTCTTTGTATATCGAAGGGGCTAAAGATGAGGGCACAACCATTCCTAGAGTGATCATACCATCCGATGCATGCGGGAGAATGGAACCATAAAAAAGCAGAAAACATGGCCGTCAGCCTGTCTCTGCCGCACAACTTACGTTTCCCGCATATCCTTCGCTATAAATCCTTGCTGCTTCAATGTCTTCGCAACATCCGGATAGCCGCCGTTGTAGTGAGAGCCTGCGTAAAAATCGGCAACACGCTTCGTCCAATCGGTTTCCGGCATGCCTTGCGCTGCCAGAAATGAGCGGTAAGCCGCATTATATTCCCGTAACCGGGAAGACAGATCATCCGAGCTGTACGTCTCTTCGTGGCGTACCAGCTCTATTGGCAAACGCGGCTTTTGGTCAGGTTTTTCGGATGGATAACCCAAACACAGACCCGCAATCGGGATAACATATGAAGGCAGCTCCAGGAAACGGGCAACCTCCAGCATCGAACGGCGAATGCCGCCGATCGGAATAATGCCGAGTCCGAGCGATTCGGCAGCCGCGATCGCATTGCCCATTCCGATGCCAACATCCGTGGCTCCTACTAACAGGACATCTACATCCTCGATTGCCGCAAAGGAGCCGCCTTCTATCTCGCTCGCCGCGAAAGCGCGCTGAAAATCAGCGCAAAAAACAAGAAAGACAGGCGCTGACGCAACATGAGCCTGATTGCCGGACAGCCTGGCCATCTCCTGTTTGCGAGCCTCATCCCGAATGACCACGACAGAAACTTGCTGACCATGAATCCACGATGGCGCTGCCTGTACCGCGCGCAGAACCGAGTCCAGCACTCGCTCAGGGACAGGTTTATCTGCATACTGTCTGTAGGAGCGATGATTCATTAATGTACGAATGACATCGTTCATGTGGTCATTCCCCCTCTTCGTCTGTAAACAAGCCAGGCAGGCTCATATACCGCTCGCCAGTATCCGGCGCGATGCAGAGCACTCGCTTGCCCGGACCAAGCTCCTTGGCAAGCTGCATGGCAGCCCAAACGGAGGCGCCTGAGGAAGGGCCTACCAAAATCCCTTCTTCACGAGCCAAGCGACGCGTTGTAGTCAATGCATCTTCATCCGTGACCTGAACGATACGATCGTATACGGCTGTGTTCAGAATCGGAGGAACGAATCCCGGGCTTGTCCCGACAAGCTTGTGCGGTCCGGGTTTTCCCCCGGACAACACGGGCGAGCCCTTAGGCTCGACCACATGAACAATTAATTCGGGCAAATGCTGCTTCAGCAC is from Xylanibacillus composti and encodes:
- a CDS encoding nitroreductase family protein, which translates into the protein MNDVIRTLMNHRSYRQYADKPVPERVLDSVLRAVQAAPSWIHGQQVSVVVIRDEARKQEMARLSGNQAHVASAPVFLVFCADFQRAFAASEIEGGSFAAIEDVDVLLVGATDVGIGMGNAIAAAESLGLGIIPIGGIRRSMLEVARFLELPSYVIPIAGLCLGYPSEKPDQKPRLPIELVRHEETYSSDDLSSRLREYNAAYRSFLAAQGMPETDWTKRVADFYAGSHYNGGYPDVAKTLKQQGFIAKDMRET